The following proteins are encoded in a genomic region of Pelodictyon phaeoclathratiforme BU-1:
- the dsrM gene encoding sulfate reduction electron transfer complex DsrMKJOP subunit DsrM — MKKVIMPLVMVGVLCLIPYVGIKYLGQAYLFAVVIPLASLTILIGGFLLRLVNWFIRPVPFRIPTTCGQEKSLDWIRQEKFESPSHLWQVVVRVLGEVLLFRSLFRNTKAELHAGPKLAYGSTKWLWLGGLLFHWSLLVIVLRHTKFFFATIPGFADVLENADRFFDITLPAFYLTDALVLAAITFLVFRRLSDAKLRLISLPTDFFPLFLIMAIALAGMLMRYVTKINVMPVKDQMLLLMDFDFTLPGETGMLFSVHLFLVCMLAIYFPFSKLMHMGGIFLSPTRNLCNNSREKRHINPWNPDIKFRSYSEYEDEFRDKMKKAGLPVEKQ; from the coding sequence ATGAAAAAAGTAATTATGCCCCTCGTCATGGTCGGCGTTCTTTGCCTCATTCCCTATGTCGGTATCAAATATTTAGGACAGGCATATCTTTTCGCTGTTGTCATTCCTCTTGCCTCTCTGACGATACTGATCGGCGGTTTCCTTCTGCGCCTGGTTAACTGGTTTATAAGGCCTGTTCCTTTTCGTATTCCCACAACCTGCGGACAGGAAAAATCCCTTGACTGGATCAGGCAGGAGAAATTTGAAAGTCCGTCACACCTTTGGCAGGTAGTTGTCAGGGTATTGGGTGAAGTGCTGCTTTTTCGCTCCCTTTTCAGGAACACGAAAGCAGAACTGCACGCAGGACCGAAACTTGCCTATGGTTCAACCAAATGGTTATGGCTTGGAGGCCTGTTGTTTCACTGGTCGCTGCTGGTTATTGTTCTGCGGCATACCAAGTTCTTTTTTGCTACCATTCCGGGGTTTGCTGATGTTCTTGAAAATGCTGATCGATTCTTCGATATTACGCTTCCGGCATTTTATCTCACTGATGCACTTGTTCTTGCCGCCATCACGTTTCTTGTTTTCCGCAGGTTGAGCGATGCCAAGCTGCGTCTGATTTCGCTGCCGACTGATTTTTTCCCGCTCTTTTTGATCATGGCCATTGCGCTTGCAGGGATGCTCATGCGCTATGTTACCAAAATTAACGTGATGCCGGTAAAGGATCAGATGTTGTTGCTCATGGATTTTGATTTTACTCTTCCTGGTGAAACCGGGATGCTCTTTTCAGTGCACCTTTTTCTGGTGTGTATGCTGGCGATCTATTTTCCGTTCAGCAAGCTCATGCATATGGGAGGAATCTTTTTAAGCCCGACACGCAACCTCTGTAACAACAGCAGGGAGAAAAGGCACATCAATCCATGGAATCCTGACATTAAATTCAGGAGCTATTCCGAGTATGAGGATGAGTTCCGGGACAAAATGAAAAAAGCGGGTCTACCGGTTGAAAAGCAATAA
- a CDS encoding RsbRD N-terminal domain-containing protein yields MTIEWAKLLQENRKEILDGWVKRELLLFSGKMAPHSPVAEAFSEALEMVLDHCEKNSELLTEALVQVSRILAVQDLPPSRSLSLFFELKRMIQEISVRGGQKKSLKQGELDALQCRLEEITLQAFDCYMMHREKIAQLKVDENKRHHFMQLRRAEG; encoded by the coding sequence ATGACTATAGAATGGGCTAAACTGCTTCAGGAAAACAGGAAGGAGATTCTTGACGGCTGGGTGAAGCGTGAGTTGCTGTTATTTTCCGGAAAAATGGCTCCGCATTCACCCGTTGCGGAGGCTTTTTCGGAAGCTCTTGAGATGGTTCTCGATCATTGTGAAAAAAACAGCGAGCTCCTCACGGAAGCTCTGGTACAGGTTTCAAGGATTCTTGCCGTTCAGGATTTGCCGCCTTCAAGGTCGTTGTCGCTTTTTTTTGAACTGAAAAGAATGATTCAGGAGATCTCTGTGAGAGGAGGTCAGAAAAAATCGTTGAAACAGGGTGAGCTGGATGCATTGCAGTGCCGCCTTGAAGAGATCACCCTTCAGGCATTTGACTGTTATATGATGCATCGTGAAAAAATTGCACAGCTTAAGGTCGATGAGAACAAACGTCACCATTTTATGCAGTTACGGAGGGCTGAAGGATGA
- the tusB gene encoding sulfurtransferase complex subunit TusB, protein MLHTINKSPFETCTMETCFRFLAPGDPVLFIEDAVYAVQAGNRFSPMIETIQKNNPLFALQPDLSARGIEDVISGIGLIDYEGFVGLVEEHQVNNWL, encoded by the coding sequence ATGCTACATACCATTAACAAATCTCCTTTTGAAACCTGCACGATGGAGACCTGCTTCAGGTTTCTTGCGCCGGGTGATCCTGTTCTTTTCATTGAGGATGCTGTTTATGCCGTTCAGGCAGGCAACAGGTTTTCTCCGATGATTGAAACGATTCAGAAAAATAATCCACTCTTTGCCCTTCAGCCAGACCTGAGTGCAAGGGGTATTGAGGATGTTATCAGTGGGATTGGCTTAATCGATTATGAGGGTTTTGTTGGACTGGTTGAGGAACACCAGGTAAACAACTGGCTCTGA
- the tusC gene encoding sulfurtransferase complex subunit TusC: MGSMELEGNENVKKIMHVLRHAPHGTIYTYEGLEMILIMAAYEQDLSVVFIGDGVYALKKGQDTTAIGIKGFSRTFMALDGYDVEKLYVDQHSLEERGLSEDDLLVDVEVMNAEEIGMLMKEQDVIIHH, translated from the coding sequence ATGGGAAGCATGGAATTAGAGGGAAACGAGAATGTAAAAAAAATCATGCATGTGTTGCGTCATGCGCCACATGGCACGATCTATACGTATGAGGGACTGGAGATGATTCTGATCATGGCCGCCTATGAGCAAGACCTCTCGGTTGTCTTCATTGGTGACGGGGTCTATGCCCTTAAAAAAGGTCAGGATACAACGGCTATCGGTATCAAGGGTTTTTCGCGCACCTTCATGGCTCTTGATGGATATGATGTAGAAAAACTCTATGTCGATCAGCACTCACTTGAAGAGAGGGGACTGAGTGAAGATGACCTGCTTGTTGATGTCGAGGTGATGAATGCTGAAGAGATCGGCATGTTGATGAAAGAACAGGATGTCATTATTCATCACTGA